A single window of Modestobacter italicus DNA harbors:
- a CDS encoding 3-keto-5-aminohexanoate cleavage protein — protein MARSAKSAIITCAPTGAIHTPTMSPALPVTPEEIAEAALGAAAAGAAIVHLHVRDPQDGHPVQDPGLFKEVLAVVKDRSDVVINLTTGGSPHMTVDERIAPAVQLAPELASLNMGSMNFGLFPMLDRYPTFKHEWERERLADKDVVFKNTYADIERILKVCGDQGTRFEFECYDTAHLYNLANMLDRGLVRPPLFVQTVFGLLGGTGADFEDLAHMHRTAHRLFGEDFEWSVLGAGSAQIRLGAIALSLGGNARVGLEDSLWDGPGKLAESNAAQVERITAIAGLLHREIASPAEARRRLDLRDSGSR, from the coding sequence ATGGCCAGGTCCGCGAAGTCGGCGATCATCACGTGCGCGCCCACCGGGGCGATCCACACCCCCACGATGTCCCCGGCGCTGCCGGTGACGCCGGAGGAGATCGCCGAGGCGGCCCTCGGCGCCGCCGCGGCCGGTGCGGCGATCGTCCACCTGCACGTGCGCGACCCGCAGGACGGCCACCCGGTGCAGGACCCGGGCCTGTTCAAGGAGGTCCTGGCGGTCGTCAAGGACCGCTCCGACGTGGTCATCAACCTGACCACCGGCGGCAGCCCGCACATGACCGTCGACGAGCGGATCGCCCCGGCCGTGCAGCTGGCCCCGGAGCTCGCCTCGCTGAACATGGGCTCGATGAACTTCGGGCTGTTCCCGATGCTCGACCGCTACCCCACCTTCAAGCACGAGTGGGAGCGGGAGCGGCTGGCCGACAAGGACGTCGTCTTCAAGAACACCTACGCCGACATCGAGCGGATCCTCAAGGTCTGCGGCGACCAGGGCACCCGCTTCGAGTTCGAGTGCTACGACACCGCCCACCTGTACAACCTGGCGAACATGCTCGACCGCGGCCTGGTGCGCCCGCCGCTGTTCGTGCAGACCGTCTTCGGCCTGCTCGGCGGCACCGGCGCGGACTTCGAGGACCTGGCGCACATGCACCGGACGGCGCACCGGCTGTTCGGCGAGGACTTCGAGTGGTCGGTGCTGGGCGCCGGCTCCGCGCAGATCCGGCTGGGGGCCATCGCGCTGTCCCTCGGCGGCAACGCCCGGGTCGGGCTGGAGGACTCGCTGTGGGACGGGCCGGGGAAGCTGGCCGAGTCCAACGCCGCCCAGGTCGAGCGGATCACCGCCATCGCCGGCCTGCTGCACCGGGAGATCGCCAGCCCGGCGGAGGCCCGCCGCCGTCTCGACCTGCGGGACTCCGGGTCCCGGTGA
- a CDS encoding zinc-dependent alcohol dehydrogenase, whose amino-acid sequence MTETMQALVVLEPDKLEIQEKPVPEPGPHEVLARVRATSICGTDAHLIHGHYPGFWPPAFPFTPGHEWAGEIVALGPGAEAFGWAVGDRVAGTSHNACGACQKCVEGQYNLCENYGKPGLHAQYGHNVAGCDATYAVHDVKCIFRLPDEVSFEEGAVVDPASIALHVARRGNIKPGDTVVVTGAGAIGLLAGDAATICGAARVVVVGRGHRLQKAAAMGFQTVDTADGDPVVAVRELTGGLGADVVLECAGVPETLTWAMAMLRRGGRCAMVGIPTEDVALRLQPLVLDELELVGSRASAGEMRRVMPFVANGRMRVGELITHHFPLSEYAEALAVFDDRSSGAIKIIINP is encoded by the coding sequence GTGACCGAGACGATGCAGGCCCTGGTGGTCCTGGAGCCCGACAAGCTCGAGATCCAGGAGAAGCCGGTCCCCGAGCCGGGCCCGCACGAGGTGCTCGCCCGGGTGCGGGCCACCTCCATCTGCGGCACCGACGCCCACCTGATCCACGGCCACTACCCCGGCTTCTGGCCGCCGGCCTTCCCGTTCACCCCCGGCCACGAGTGGGCCGGGGAGATCGTCGCCCTCGGGCCGGGCGCCGAGGCGTTCGGCTGGGCGGTCGGCGACCGGGTCGCCGGCACCAGCCACAACGCCTGCGGCGCCTGCCAGAAGTGCGTCGAGGGGCAGTACAACCTCTGCGAGAACTACGGCAAGCCCGGGCTGCACGCCCAGTACGGGCACAACGTGGCCGGCTGCGACGCCACCTACGCCGTGCACGACGTGAAGTGCATCTTCCGGCTCCCCGACGAGGTCTCCTTCGAGGAGGGCGCCGTGGTCGACCCGGCCAGCATCGCCCTGCACGTCGCCCGCCGCGGCAACATCAAGCCCGGCGACACCGTGGTGGTCACCGGTGCCGGCGCGATCGGCCTGCTCGCCGGCGACGCGGCCACCATCTGCGGCGCCGCCCGGGTGGTCGTCGTGGGCCGCGGGCACCGGCTGCAGAAGGCCGCGGCCATGGGGTTCCAGACCGTCGACACCGCCGACGGCGACCCGGTCGTCGCGGTCCGCGAGCTGACCGGCGGGCTCGGTGCGGACGTCGTCCTGGAGTGCGCCGGGGTGCCGGAGACGCTGACCTGGGCGATGGCGATGCTGCGCCGCGGCGGCCGCTGCGCCATGGTCGGCATCCCGACCGAGGACGTCGCCCTCCGCCTGCAGCCGCTCGTCCTCGACGAGCTCGAGCTGGTCGGCTCGCGCGCCTCGGCCGGCGAGATGCGCCGGGTGATGCCGTTCGTCGCCAACGGCCGGATGCGCGTCGGCGAGCTGATCACGCACCACTTCCCGCTGTCGGAGTACGCCGAGGCGCTCGCCGTCTTCGACGACCGCTCCAGCGGCGCCATCAAGATCATCATCAATCCCTGA
- a CDS encoding xanthine dehydrogenase family protein molybdopterin-binding subunit, producing the protein MTTAPERAIEQRDALGEPSDPYPQGQVGRPVLRYGGGDRTSGAQRFVADLRFPGSLQVALVSVPVGCAEVLGVDTTAARAIPGVVDVLTAADLPSPMPRFGVSHTDRPVLADGRVNYHGEPVAAVVAETLDAAQAAARAVQVDYRELPGVYTLDDALAPGAHLVQEPALRPGHALAETNVLEDAHYAWGDLAAEEARTEVVVEETYTFPMVTHFPIEPGGTVAVPTDAGGIDVYSPVQHPYLLQRTIASVLGMPLNQVRVFAPDPGGGFGGKQNPKLEPLLAFLALRTRRTCRLVLSLEETFQSMRRAGCRIAARTGFTADGALTFHSVEADFLIGAYADVAPRVMGKGSYVAAGPYRIPGVRIDARAVMTNTTPSTAFRGFGSPQVSWALESQLDAGARRLGLDGLEIRRRNLVGKGEAFVRGESAAAADGEWHQSLEKAAELIGWGTPLPPGRGRGIAVGIKPGATSGLSQSLVRLLADGSAIVYAGTSDMGQGARTLWQQIVADELGAPLEQVSVVSGDTGTVPFDLQTSASRSTVFMGSAVLEACKDVRQRVLALYAESTGVAEEELGERPGVLVTPDGELPLPEAARVALGSLRGEFIGQGTRRLRGKSKHPLGGDAAFYEFNATAIEVEVDRETGELLLTRHVTVSDVGTELNPLQVVSQDEGAAIMGLGHSQMEQLLLDEHGRIRNLGALDYRIPTFKDVPLELVSAAVENHDGPGPYGSKGISEGALLCTAGALGAAVADAAGVVIRELPLTPERVWAAIQAAEAAQ; encoded by the coding sequence GTGACCACGGCCCCGGAACGCGCCATCGAGCAGCGCGACGCGCTCGGCGAGCCGTCGGACCCCTACCCGCAGGGCCAGGTCGGCCGGCCGGTGCTCCGCTACGGCGGCGGCGACCGGACGTCGGGCGCCCAGCGCTTCGTCGCCGACCTGCGCTTCCCCGGCTCGCTGCAGGTCGCGCTGGTGTCGGTGCCGGTCGGCTGCGCCGAGGTCCTCGGGGTCGACACCACGGCCGCCCGGGCGATCCCGGGTGTCGTCGACGTGCTGACCGCCGCCGACCTGCCCTCCCCGATGCCGCGCTTCGGCGTCTCGCACACCGACCGGCCGGTGCTCGCCGACGGCCGGGTCAACTACCACGGGGAGCCGGTCGCGGCCGTCGTCGCGGAGACCCTGGACGCGGCCCAGGCCGCGGCCCGCGCCGTGCAGGTCGACTACCGGGAGCTGCCCGGGGTCTACACCCTGGACGACGCCCTGGCCCCCGGCGCGCACCTGGTCCAGGAGCCCGCGCTCCGCCCGGGGCACGCCCTCGCCGAGACCAACGTGCTGGAGGACGCGCACTACGCCTGGGGCGACCTGGCGGCCGAGGAGGCGCGCACCGAGGTGGTGGTCGAGGAGACCTACACCTTCCCGATGGTCACGCACTTCCCGATCGAACCGGGCGGCACCGTCGCCGTCCCGACCGACGCCGGCGGCATCGACGTCTACTCCCCCGTCCAGCACCCCTACCTGCTGCAGCGGACGATCGCCTCGGTGCTGGGCATGCCGCTCAACCAGGTGCGGGTGTTCGCCCCGGACCCCGGCGGCGGTTTCGGCGGCAAGCAGAACCCCAAGCTCGAGCCGCTGCTGGCCTTCCTGGCGCTGCGCACCCGGCGGACCTGCCGGCTGGTGCTCTCCCTCGAGGAGACCTTCCAGAGCATGCGCCGGGCCGGCTGCCGGATCGCCGCCCGCACCGGCTTCACCGCCGACGGCGCGCTCACCTTCCACTCCGTCGAGGCCGACTTCCTCATCGGCGCCTACGCCGACGTCGCCCCCCGCGTGATGGGCAAGGGCAGCTACGTCGCGGCCGGGCCGTACCGCATCCCCGGGGTGCGGATCGACGCCCGCGCGGTGATGACCAACACCACGCCCAGCACGGCGTTCCGCGGCTTCGGCAGCCCGCAGGTCTCCTGGGCGCTGGAGTCGCAGCTGGACGCCGGCGCCCGGCGGCTCGGCCTGGACGGGCTGGAGATCCGCCGCCGCAACCTGGTGGGCAAGGGCGAGGCGTTCGTGCGCGGCGAGTCGGCCGCGGCGGCCGACGGTGAGTGGCACCAGAGCCTGGAGAAGGCCGCCGAGCTGATCGGCTGGGGCACGCCGCTGCCGCCGGGCCGGGGCCGGGGCATCGCCGTGGGCATCAAGCCCGGGGCCACCTCCGGGCTCTCGCAGAGCCTGGTCCGGCTGCTGGCCGACGGCAGCGCGATCGTCTACGCCGGCACCTCGGACATGGGCCAGGGCGCCCGCACGCTGTGGCAGCAGATCGTCGCCGACGAGCTGGGTGCGCCGCTGGAGCAGGTCAGCGTGGTCAGCGGGGACACCGGCACCGTGCCGTTCGACCTGCAGACCTCGGCCAGCCGCTCCACGGTGTTCATGGGCTCGGCGGTGCTCGAGGCCTGCAAGGACGTGCGCCAGCGGGTGCTCGCGCTCTACGCCGAGTCCACCGGCGTCGCGGAGGAGGAGCTGGGCGAGCGGCCCGGGGTGCTGGTCACCCCGGACGGCGAGCTCCCGCTGCCCGAGGCGGCGCGGGTGGCCCTCGGGTCGCTGCGCGGTGAGTTCATCGGCCAGGGCACCCGGCGGCTGCGCGGCAAGAGCAAGCACCCGCTGGGTGGCGACGCGGCCTTCTACGAGTTCAACGCCACCGCGATCGAGGTCGAGGTCGACCGGGAGACCGGCGAGCTGCTGCTCACCCGGCACGTGACGGTCAGCGACGTGGGCACCGAGCTCAACCCGCTGCAGGTCGTCTCCCAGGACGAGGGTGCGGCGATCATGGGCCTGGGGCACAGCCAGATGGAGCAGCTGCTGCTCGACGAGCACGGCCGGATCCGCAACCTGGGTGCGCTGGACTACCGGATCCCCACCTTCAAGGACGTCCCGCTGGAGCTGGTCAGCGCCGCCGTGGAGAACCACGACGGCCCGGGCCCGTACGGCTCGAAGGGGATCAGCGAGGGCGCCCTGCTGTGCACCGCCGGCGCGCTCGGCGCGGCGGTCGCCGACGCCGCCGGGGTGGTCATCCGCGAGCTGCCGCTGACCCCCGAGCGGGTGTGGGCGGCGATCCAGGCGGCCGAGGCCGCGCAGTAG
- a CDS encoding (2Fe-2S)-binding protein codes for MTSTARVPDHLDDDALQTVTLTVNGSQRTVAVPTHRTLLDGLREEVGLPGTKSCCAEGECGACTVLLDGKAVNSCLVLCVEAEGHEVTTVEGLSADGLTDLQEEFLAAGAVQCGFCIPGQVVSAEYLLRTNPSPDETQIREALSGNLCRCAGYQRIVRAVQATAARRSER; via the coding sequence GTGACCAGCACCGCCCGCGTGCCCGACCACCTCGACGACGACGCGCTGCAGACGGTCACGCTGACCGTCAACGGCAGCCAGCGCACCGTCGCCGTCCCCACCCACCGCACCCTGCTCGACGGCCTCCGCGAGGAGGTCGGGCTGCCCGGCACCAAGAGCTGTTGCGCCGAGGGCGAGTGCGGGGCGTGCACGGTGCTGCTCGACGGCAAGGCGGTGAACTCCTGCCTGGTGCTGTGCGTCGAGGCCGAGGGGCACGAGGTCACCACCGTCGAGGGGCTCTCCGCCGACGGGCTGACCGACCTGCAGGAGGAGTTCCTCGCCGCCGGGGCCGTGCAGTGCGGCTTCTGCATCCCCGGCCAGGTGGTGTCCGCGGAGTACCTGCTGCGCACCAACCCCTCCCCCGACGAGACGCAGATCCGCGAGGCGCTGTCGGGCAACCTGTGCCGCTGCGCCGGCTACCAGCGCATCGTCCGCGCGGTGCAGGCCACGGCGGCCCGGCGGAGCGAGCGGTGA
- a CDS encoding GntR family transcriptional regulator → MTEARAVREVSAGGDFGGELLSATVKRLVLDRIVGGHYRPGERIVEFKLAKELGLSQSPVREALRELAAVGIVTIHPRRGARVRLPSAKELVDVSVVRSEVDALAARLAAGRIADDTLDALEGLVAEMLERLEAEDFPGVTEADVRFHQLIAEASENHALQRAFDQLAPFARTFITLTLPGVDVRGIVAEHRPILDALRARDAERAATAAREHQLSVSELLQMHFPAALGDPATGQDGDTDG, encoded by the coding sequence GTGACGGAGGCACGTGCGGTGCGCGAGGTCTCGGCCGGCGGCGACTTCGGCGGCGAGCTGCTCTCGGCGACGGTGAAGCGGCTGGTGCTCGACCGGATCGTCGGGGGCCACTACCGACCCGGTGAGCGGATCGTGGAGTTCAAGCTCGCCAAGGAGCTCGGGCTCAGCCAGTCCCCGGTGCGTGAGGCGCTGCGCGAGCTGGCCGCCGTCGGCATCGTCACGATCCACCCGCGCCGCGGGGCCCGGGTCCGGCTGCCCAGCGCCAAGGAGCTGGTCGACGTAAGCGTGGTGCGGTCCGAGGTCGACGCCCTCGCCGCCCGCCTGGCGGCCGGGCGGATCGCCGACGACACCCTGGACGCCCTCGAGGGGCTCGTCGCCGAGATGCTCGAGCGGCTGGAGGCCGAGGACTTCCCCGGCGTCACCGAGGCCGACGTCCGCTTCCACCAGCTGATCGCCGAGGCCTCGGAGAACCACGCCCTGCAGCGGGCCTTCGACCAGCTCGCGCCGTTCGCCCGCACCTTCATCACGCTGACCCTGCCCGGGGTCGACGTGCGCGGGATCGTGGCCGAGCACCGACCCATCCTCGACGCGCTGCGGGCCCGGGACGCCGAGCGCGCCGCGACCGCCGCGCGGGAGCACCAGCTGTCGGTCAGCGAACTGCTCCAGATGCACTTCCCCGCCGCCCTCGGCGACCCCGCCACCGGCCAGGACGGCGACACCGACGGCTGA
- a CDS encoding FAD binding domain-containing protein — protein MPKYHRPTNRADALTALVEGGPRARALVGGTDLLVGLRHHHDTADVLVDLKGVTDLPEPVVVTDDAVLIGPTYTMGELVTHPVVGGWFPALVEAALTVGSVAIRNRASLIGNSCNASPAADTAPPLLVHGARVTISSLDGDRTATLDEFFLGPRRTLCGPGELVTRLELPRPAPGSGSAFRRLTRRRGVDLATVSVAAGVGPDGALVAAMGAVGPRPLRSEVPGPVDLTDPAALDRALDQLVAVATPISDVRGSREYRLATLRVLTKRAVLAAADRRDPREMAS, from the coding sequence ATGCCGAAGTACCACCGGCCGACCAACCGCGCCGACGCGCTCACCGCGCTCGTCGAGGGGGGTCCGCGGGCCCGCGCCCTCGTGGGCGGCACCGACCTGCTGGTCGGCCTGCGGCACCACCACGACACCGCCGACGTGCTCGTCGACCTCAAGGGCGTGACCGACCTCCCCGAACCGGTCGTCGTCACCGACGACGCGGTGCTGATCGGCCCCACGTACACGATGGGCGAGCTGGTCACCCACCCCGTCGTCGGCGGGTGGTTCCCGGCGCTGGTCGAGGCCGCGCTCACCGTCGGCTCGGTGGCGATCCGCAACCGGGCCAGCCTGATCGGCAACTCGTGCAACGCCTCCCCGGCCGCGGACACCGCTCCCCCGCTGCTGGTGCACGGCGCCCGGGTGACGATCTCGTCCCTGGACGGCGACCGGACGGCGACGCTGGACGAGTTCTTCCTCGGCCCGCGCCGCACGCTGTGCGGACCCGGCGAGCTGGTGACCCGGCTCGAGCTGCCCCGGCCCGCCCCGGGGTCCGGTTCCGCCTTCCGCCGGCTCACCCGGCGGCGCGGGGTGGACCTGGCGACGGTCAGCGTCGCCGCCGGCGTCGGCCCGGACGGCGCGCTGGTGGCCGCGATGGGCGCGGTCGGCCCCCGGCCGCTGCGCTCCGAGGTCCCCGGTCCGGTGGACCTCACCGACCCGGCCGCCCTCGACCGGGCGCTGGACCAGCTGGTGGCGGTCGCCACCCCGATCTCCGACGTGCGGGGCAGCCGGGAGTACCGGCTGGCCACGCTCCGAGTACTGACCAAGCGTGCGGTCCTCGCTGCGGCGGACCGCCGGGACCCCAGGGAGATGGCGTCGTGA
- a CDS encoding cyclase family protein, with protein MSPETGPTAAPADPERGPAARQRPEDLLAALALPTRGTAYSLSVPRYSGMPLFGAHPPFQVSMSRTPNGLRGDGVEPWGPRNEVNLGYMAEVVSGTSHSGAHVDALAHMTIGEDDHWYGGGNAREHLGDRGPKRGDGAKLPHFVTRGVLLDVPAHRGIEALPAHEPVGAEELQAVAAAQGIEVRAGDVVLIRSGYLSQWPDPEGLARHVTAGPDISAAQWLLDQGVVAVGSDTETFEVQPAPDPGSPANPQPVHTLLLIEHGIYLFESIYLEEISRAGVHEFLFIALPLKIEGTTGSMLDPLAVI; from the coding sequence ATGAGCCCCGAGACAGGACCCACCGCAGCGCCCGCGGACCCGGAGCGCGGACCGGCCGCCCGGCAGCGGCCCGAGGACCTGCTGGCCGCCCTGGCGCTGCCGACGCGCGGCACCGCCTACTCGCTGTCGGTCCCGCGCTACAGCGGGATGCCGCTGTTCGGCGCCCACCCGCCCTTTCAGGTCTCGATGTCCCGGACGCCGAACGGCCTGCGCGGTGACGGCGTGGAGCCGTGGGGGCCGCGGAACGAGGTCAACCTGGGCTACATGGCCGAGGTGGTCAGCGGCACCTCGCACAGCGGCGCGCACGTCGACGCGCTCGCGCACATGACGATCGGCGAGGACGACCACTGGTACGGCGGCGGCAACGCCCGCGAGCACCTCGGTGACCGGGGGCCCAAGCGCGGCGACGGCGCCAAGCTGCCGCACTTCGTCACCCGCGGCGTGCTGCTGGACGTGCCCGCCCACCGCGGGATCGAGGCGCTGCCGGCGCACGAGCCGGTCGGCGCCGAGGAGCTGCAGGCGGTGGCCGCGGCCCAGGGCATCGAGGTGCGCGCCGGGGACGTCGTGCTGATCCGCTCCGGCTACCTCAGCCAGTGGCCCGACCCCGAGGGCCTGGCCCGGCACGTGACGGCCGGCCCCGACATCAGCGCTGCTCAGTGGCTGCTGGACCAGGGCGTGGTGGCCGTCGGCAGCGACACCGAGACCTTCGAGGTGCAGCCGGCACCCGACCCCGGCAGCCCGGCCAACCCGCAGCCGGTGCACACGCTGCTGCTGATCGAGCACGGCATCTACCTGTTCGAGTCCATCTACCTGGAGGAGATCTCCCGGGCCGGGGTGCACGAGTTCCTCTTCATCGCGCTGCCGCTGAAGATCGAGGGCACCACCGGCTCGATGCTCGACCCCCTCGCGGTCATCTGA